The genomic interval AAGTATAGGAATGCGGTGCCGAATCCCTCTCGCTCAAGACATTATTGTAGCAACAgcaattttacataatcttGCAAGAATTAGAAATGAAAGCGAACCACCTGTGGATCCTGAAGTCCACATACCACAACAACCACAATTTGAAACTCTCATTGCTGACCAGCCAGGACACCAACACAATAGTACAAGGGACTCTatgttagaatattttgaaagtctaATCAACtagtaatgatatattaataaacacaattttataactACAATGTGTTCTTTTATTATACCTCCACTTTACAGTAATCATAttgttataatcaaataatttgtggTGAGGTATTCACTGCTTTTGAATAGGATTATTAGAATTTAACAGTCTGGGTTTGTAgtgataaaaaattaatttattggaactaaacacacacattacaataaaaatggtcAAAGACTAAAGAGATCCTTGTTTTGTTgaataggtaaatgaaaaaaaaaacattttataaatctttatttattatttctaaaggacTTGTTCCATAATTTACACCAGTACGGAGCTTACTTAATAGTACTTCATGCATTTCCTGCTTCCTTCTTTCATCATTATGCAGGTTCtgcatttttaataagtgtGCCTGTTTGACAAACTCATGCTCTTTTATGGCAATTTCCTTCTGGAGCTTCACTAGCTCTAAGCGAGATTCAGTTAAATGGTCCAGTTTTGCAGTCACTCCaactttagtaattttttgattacttttcaagtatggactaatcttagttttaaagccTTTGGCTTCCATGAAGACCACTTATTctctgaaaataatgataagttttaattaatgttattttatacaatgtaaataaatgaactggaAAATTGATAAAGACATACCTTTTCAGTTTGATCCACTTCCATATCCTGTATCTCTATAGATTGAAAGTCATCAAAGGCCTtgtctgaaaacaaattaatttactattatattttattacactattatactatgtacttttttttcaataaattaaaataccatttccAATTTCACTGTTAACTTTCTCCTTTAAATCCTGTTGCGGGCAAAACTCTTCttgatctaaaacaaaaaatatattcaggtccttgttttcattttacattaaataaatatatataggttgaacattctgtaaaaaaatcagTGGCCATCATGTGATCATAAATCTATCAAGGATATGagtaaaaatcaaacatttattcttTTCCATTCTGCAGCCAGAGATTAATTACAGCacatgtttagttattttctaaagttatttattattattgaattagatattttacctaaagtacACGGAATATCGTCATCACATggtacaattactaaattattttctaatgatTGCAGTGGCAACGATAGCGGGTCAACTTTAGCAGTCTCTTCCAGTTCTAAAGGTtctgaaaaaaaacaacaatacacaAACTGCTTAGAAAGATGCTAAAGATAAATGTAGTGcgttattacttttgttttcataaacacTATATCAATTCCCATGgtaacatcaacaaaaatattttaaaatatttgacttcatACCTGGAATTTTGTCGCTGTCATTTCGAGCATCCAGCCCATTGATATTCGAACATATCGCGATAACCCTCTCCTGTATATCTGTAACCTCTGGGGCTGAAGAGGGCCCGCCACCAGTTTTGTACAGCTCTTGCCGATGTTTGGCcaatgtttttttggtttccttTTTTATGCCTTCATATTTAAGCTTCAGGCTCTTGGTACTCCTCGCTGTAAATCCCGTAGCCGcattaaataatgaactgatttttatCCACGCTGCTTCCTTTTCTTTATTGGTTACGGCGTCTGTCtgcttattttcaattatagtaCGGTGTTTTGCCACCAATTCAGTCAATAATCTTATTTCGCTTTTGTTAAAATTCGTGGAACGTTCACGTTTTACGATATTTTCCATGattacacacaacacacaaaaagcaaacaataaattcgaacggaaaataaatattaacacgaAGACGAGTCGTCAAAGTTTAAGGTTATGTTATGATTCCCTCTAAAATGTGACAACCGCTGTCATtaagttgaaaattgtttgtctctttcttagATCTGTAAATGTTCATAAGCGCGTCTCGCTCACACAGATGTAGTGTGAAGCTAGTCACAAAAAAAGGTCAGGTAGTAAACTGACTGGTAACTAtgctttgaaaaattgaaactcTTTATTGGTTCGTTAAAGAATCAGATAAAGTTATTGATCAGTTAGCTACTTGACGTTTTATCTGGctcttgaaaaatcagcccttacaATATCATTATGTATCTGGGTAtctattttataatacttatgtatattttatgataacttCATGGCACCTAGCACATATCGCCTCTGCATCATCCAATGGTTGGCTGGTAGAAAATACCTATGGCATTATAAATAGATATGCAAGTATATGTGACACCAAAATCTCTCGAACTGAGCAAGCATACTTCATATTGTTCacatcaaattgtttttatgtttcagtGAATGACCTATCCTGTGCTTttctgttaaaattttcataattataattatacattgAGATGTGatattcagatttttgaatGTCTACTTTTCAGGAACATCTACCTTTGCATCATCGCCTCATCCGTCAATGACTACATCTTCGCCTCGTCCGTCAACGTCTACATCTTCGCCTCGTTCGACAGCGTCTACGTTATTGCCTAGTCCGTTAACTACAAAGAGTGCTACAAAATCAGCTAATATACATACTAGTTCAGCCAAACGAAAATTACTTTGTGatgcaaatattttagaattatcGGATCAGTCAAAGAGGGATCAAGAACAGCTTACTTATCATGATTATGAAGTCTCATCAACTCCTAAAAAGGCAAGAATCGAAGTTGGATTGTTACATGACCATTGTTATGAAATTACACCAAGATCATTAAAAACAGTTGCCCAGCAAACAAGAAGATCCTTAAAATTtgcaaaagtaaaagtaaaaactttaaGCCAGCGTGTAAGGAGGTTGGAATTAAAAATAACCAACCTCAAAAGTGtcataaatgatttaatttaaaaaaataaggtgTCGGAAGAATGCATACAAATGTTAAAACAGCATAATGACTTCCAAATGGCACTTTTTAATAGAGTGTTTTTAACAAGGGGAACAAAACTAAGTCATGATAAATACCCCCCACAGTTACGTGTTTTTGCAATAACTCTTCATTTTTATTCCTAAAGCCTATGCATATGTTAGGAACggattaagtaattaaatatgtagatgaaaCGGAAGATGTAGTTAAACATTTTCTTGTAATTCGGCAGGTATTTAGTAAGACAGCTTTCTGTATGACGCAGTCTTGTCGACATGGGGTTGCTGCATGCAGGTCGTGGTAGTGCCGCCCGTGTAGTAGAGACTTCTGCCTCCATGTGGCGACCTTCTCCTTTGCATCGGTAATTTTCTCATCTTTTGCGGGTTTCCATCGGCTAGATTCAGGGGAGTGAGGTGGGTATCAGCGAGGGTTACTGTTTCATGAAGTGTTGTGTGTTCTGCATGATGATAGAAATATTGCCTAAGATTGGTGATCTGTCTATTGTGTAGATTAACAAAGTCTATAATTCCCCTTCCGCCTTCACGTCTTGGGAGAGTCATCCTTTGCACACAAGATCTTGGATGGTGCTTCCGGTGAGCTGTAAGAGTGGTATTTATGACTCTTTGCAGGTTTAGTAGGTAGCCTTGGGACCAGTTGATTATCCCGAATGAGTAGATGAGGACGGGGATAGCGAAGCTATTAATGgctttagaataatttaaaacagaGATTGTACGTTATGTGTATATTTGGGATGGCTATGTCGATAAGGTAGGCAATTCTATTGATTTTATCATATAATGTGATGTCAGGTCTATTAAAATGTATGGTTTTGTCAGTGATGATGGTTCTATCCCAGTAAAGTCTGTGGTTATTGTTCTCGAATATTGTGTTTGGTTTGTACTTGTAATAGgctatttttttgtcaatgaaTTTAAGTTTATGAGCGAGCTGCTGACCCGTGCTAGGTGTAAtttgtgatgatttttgacgtaaaAAAAGCCTATGTACGTGAATGCGAGAAACGGAACGTCCGTCATGTCGTATCAATCAACACTGATCTCTATATTTACTACTGGACCGGCTGctgtcaacgtgcttttgtgcccgtttgataatccccattttggcgctgttagacgtagcgagtgtcCGTGGTACTAAAACTATTGATGTCGAGATCAGCGAACAAATATCGATAGAAAAAACTGTTGATAATAAGTGTTTACAGTAATCATAATTACTTACCATATTATATTAAGGTGGGAGCGCCGACTGTGCCCGCGAAATTCAAATTATCTtactttttttgcattttgtagGTCAATCCCACATCTCATGttgttgattgattgatttgcaTACATAgaattttttacatacatatatatatttacacacaTGTTAAGACGCTGGTATAGACCAAcatatacgtaggtacatgtaaaaactATGCAATTCTAGTTATATTAGATAGGGCAGAATTGGcaacctcctttttttgaagtctgtTAAAAAACATGCATTATTTCTTAATCAGACTGATTTTATACTGCGATAGTTTGGATGAATATTTGTTACAATTTCACTCTTGCCATACCATAGAATAGTGAATTAATCAAAccaaaaaggtaaaataaaacactttttataaattaaatgcaatttttattattgacgtGTCCAAATTATTTGACGTGTCAAGAAATTTCTTGTACTTTCACCTGAAATTGACAAAGAGTAATTTTTCGTAGCTGCAAAAAATCTAACATcgatatacttaattataatttgtttaattaatacatCAAAATGACTATTTACAGTTTCAAACATCATTGTTTCCAAAAAATGAAGGCGTAGTTCTGGAAACAAAGTATTTGATTTTGGTAGCAACTCTTTCATAACTTTTGCTGTAAGAACTACCGGaaaacttttttcatcattTGCTTTGACATTgcaatcataatttttaatttcatgatGAATCATGAGCTGTTTATACGCACTGACAAACTGTGCTGCTGTCGGATTCGGACACCACCCACCCTTACTCCTAAtggcacaaaaaaataattccaaGTGATCTTGCCTCATTTTATAAgttaacagattttttaaatgtccgTTTGATTTTACATACTTTTCGTAAATATCTATAACAGAAAGCACAGAGTTATAAAAGCCTAGGAAACCCGCTTTACGTCTTGAATGTGCTATTGGTGCATGCAGTTTAATTTCgcttatataattaatttgcttcataatatttttcctcCACCTGTTTTCATTAGAAGTCCTAATAGGGCTTTTAAAACCTTTACCTAAGGGATTTCTAACATTAAGAAAATCGAAAATCCGATCAACACTTCGAATAAATTTTACCGTGGGACCTGACCCTTTGAAATCAGGGAGGTTTAATTTTTGATCACAAAATTCAATGGCATCTGCCACACTACTGCTTAATGTTTGCGCAGCTATGAAtactttcattatattttttctgtattcTGTATTGCGTCTCCTTAGATTTGACTATTACCTAGCCTTAATCCTTCCCTTTCTTGTAAATCAGCTAACTTTTCAATATATTTCCAATCGATTTCATCACCGTTACCATCTGTTAATACTTTTATATCACCTAAACAGttacgaatattttttaacatgtgACACGGGTCAAATACCACATGcacttttatgtttataataatatttatattttttatatgttcgTTTTGCATATCTCCATTCGCATATCTCTATCATTTACCATCCAATTTGTCAATTATTTTCTGTCTGAAAGGGTATACTTTAGTAGTTGGGATTTTATTGTCTGGCAAGTGCACTtttcttttgtataaaaactttttttgaaaaaactaTGCACATTTAGTAACATTTTCGCCTTTGGGTACTGAATGGTCTATCCACACCGTAATATAGGTGCTAATGATTGAAGGCAACGTAAAGTTAGGtacttttggtatttttgtgtGAATCGTTCTAGTGTTCAGTATTTTCACCCACGCGGTTTAAAATATTCctttgacataaataaatatgatttagaTCAGTATGGTACTTAGGGCTGCGACGAAACCAATAAACGGAACCGCCCGTTGCGTGAAATTtctttaggtacttaccttCGTACGTTACTATTTTCTCCTTTCTATTCCTTCACAGTCCTATTAATGTGACAATCTggatttgttatttatttattcgcgGACGCGTTGTTTAGACAGCTTTACTGACGTCACGAGACCCCACGTGCCCAGTGTCACGTGATGGTTTGACGTCAAGCTCAGTCCTTTGAAGGTCTGGAGTATTATAGAGAGAAGAAGAGGTAGTCTGAAATACCTAACATGCTATTAAGAACACCAGGCTTTGGGTCGAGGAAGTCAAATAAGCAATTGCTTCGTACAAAATACTTGTGCAGGTAACCTTCTAATCAcactatgatgatgatatattgtAACTGTGTATATGtaactaggtatatttttaattgtaagtaCCAAATTGTGAACACTTGCATTTCGAGCTACGTGAGGTAACTACGGTAGACTACGGTTTTAAGGTAAGACAGatccagatttttttatttatccaaaTAGGTCGGTGGGTACTAAATGGAGTAATGTGCTGGTGGTCCTTACAATGGTTACAATGGTTGCTGCCAAATAGCTTGGCATAGTTCTTTACTGCCATTTTTATTATAGACGTTTTAGCGTCAAGTCAAACAGTTCGTAGTATGAAACAatgtcgctttttctgtcccgtTGTAGGCTTAAATCTTCataactacgcaaccgattttcgtgcgttttttttttatagatagagtTGATAGAGAGATCATTCAAAACcaagtacatttttttgtttgtttgtttgagagaaaaaaaaacatttttattataaattatattagtatagatagcaAGCTCTTTGCCGTGGATTGACACAAACTGTACCAGTTTCTTTATTTGGAGACCAAAGAAATCCAATCctgattttgaaattgttacCCTAGTTTCTGACCGTGgctgtaataatattatacagctCAAGAATTTGCCGTTTTGTTGAAATGGCAAATGATCTTAGGAAGGAAGTAGGTACTTGGTCCAACCCAAAATaagtctttcagtgttagatagctttTTACCTATCTCGAAATTAGTGATGGCGAGATAAGTCCTACTATACAAAGCCACGAGCAGAAGCTggaccaggcctctgtcactcgacgtacttgcgcgcgataaatgcctaccgctcgctgggttaccggtagccccacgcggcacaggggtttcgacagccgctcgtgacgttttatgtttattatttttatttgtgaacatgacgacctctggccagttatgtgttgtgcttggttgcagatcaagtaaaataaaaaatataaagctttcgtttttccgtttacctagagATGTAAACAAgtcagttattgtttattttttatttggtttttaaaattatctaataaactgaagaactattttgatttgtgtaggtgtatatgtgactattgtaagaaaatataaaggtttcctattatatatgtataggcatttagaaatatttttttttagaaatagtttctattttttaaagtaaaaatacttatcttctttgtcattttaaaaataagcgacttactttagatacttaaattatagataccttatacttagttatacatgcaatgattaccgagttttgtagctaaaaacatttcgagtataagtaggtatagttctcgtccaactaaatggtggcttggaacattgcatatatcgctgcgcagaaaccaattttgggtaggtaagtaggtatgtatcagcggtcagcggtgttgtgccaggggtaataggtaagtatagaatacttgcctgttctgtgctcgaaaagtagttgggCACCTCCATTGATTTGGGAAGttagttacaaataagcgtaactttgtttccctatttaattgtaagaggcaaccctacgctcgctgtcggcacggtcgcggtcactgaactgtgcgctatcgcattgaaataacaatcgagcgctggagcttttaaggttcattttctaacgcagctatgaatttgtaggtagtttgggaacttgtaggtgcttataacagtaggtatggacttttttgtatggagtgatttatctgttacgtagtaactattatataatctgtggctggacttacctaatattaaattaaatgttaggaaaaatattaagCGTTAATTCAGTGAGAAAATAAATCTAAGTTTAGATGGAGGATGTAGTCCTGCCCTCATGCATATGaacatgcatattttatttattttgcataataatatgCTTAAAAGAGACAATTGAAGGGTGGTTGCCATGGTTTATCTTAGCTGGTAAACTTGGCAAGAGCATTGGGCGTGAAAAGAAGTCTGGTAGGTAGAATTATCAGAAGGTACTGGCCTTAGAAAAAgtaactacctacctacctactaaacaTAAAGATATGTAGACTGGCCAAATGACTGTTTACAGTAATTTCTAGCCTAACATATCACTTAGAATAATTGTAATACCTTACAATCTATTTATAGCAGAAAGTCGGTTAAACGTACATAACAAGTTTTACGTAATATATTCCCCAGTGGGGGCAATTAATGTGCTACGCTACACCTGTCTTGTTTATAAGATCTTTCCTCTAGTTTTAATTCTACAGTCATTTGCAAAATAAGTGCAAAAACTTCATATCAGTTGGCCGTTAACGGATTCCGTGAAGGTTAACGACTAGACTATCAAACGCGTCATTTCTATTAAATACTTTACTAACTACTCAATAATTAGTCTTACTTAAAgtaggtatcgggttgcccgggtaactgggctgaggaggtcagataggcagtcgcctcttgtaaaacacaggtactcagttgcatacggttagactggaagccgaccccaacatagttgggaaaagggctcgtgAGATTAGTaactacttaatattaataatatcacCTGTGATTAATATAACGCTGAATCTTAGTAACTACAGGTtctatttggaaaattatttcaatttcaggtggcccatttatcgaagaaggttcAGGTTCAACAGAGATTTTTATTGAGTTCCTCGTAAAAATAGGCTAAAATAAGTAAACCATCTCATTTATTGACGAGGTCATAAAAATAGGGATTATTGggacaaacaaaaatgttatttagttaGGGCGTGGatgtcatttttattaaacggttttatttagcttaccctgtttgttttatttattatttattcttgggtcaaatttagtaattcaaatttaagtaccttgctgttgtcagattgatctgaaatttggtacacacctttaattccgatgacaatacaatatactaatatcaataacattgtaaatccaagatggccgccggtacaaaatggcggattacatattttttcctcaaccccctcaatatgggcacaaaatacataggtacagaagtcaatctcatgtatgtacttcacttttcatgcctaaactcggcggtcgcgctagggtcgtcaactttttatgcgcataaaactaacgtggtagtggtactcgtatctaattatttgatttattgttgagaataaaacaggaaaaatgaaatataaaccaataataataaaatatttaatgtggcatacatgaggttaataaacactttcaacggaaattcgtttgaacgagataccgaactttttcagaaaccgcaatttataattttgttattcatacatatacttataggtacttacttattactctttacttgcgaaaaaatatttttgtatgtaatgggttggtacagtccctgatctaagcttgcttctacctacagaaaccttgatttgcgagttttatttcgtctaccttacaacatactctcgccatgaattatcaactcctactacttagtaataatctttgagggtaggttgggcggttcgcctgggccgacactagtaaaacttattacggcattgggccagaggccgcgagggcgcttacctacccacctaactgtacctacctactgcgtttattaaaagaaccatcgaaatatgagaaaataagtaggtccatactataggtaatacggcaggctaaaaaacgacagttcactgtttattgttgtattaaaacaaccgtccactgaacaattacatataatacgactttttttgttactccattattactttttcttttgttattaaaattaaaaatattacagtcaaattacagttaggtaggtatcaaaacgcgtgcacatttatctaccttgtgtgtgacgcgcgtatctcaagaaaacggcagccccgctcgcactgttttgagttgttttgagacagcgcgtctgtgaacacgcacacatagacacctatgtctgcgtgactcgaacgcgctttatatgtagattgacttctgtacctatgtattttgtgatatgggtatcaaatgaaagggctactcaagtagaatactgtcagcaaccccagcggggcccaacagggccaaggcctgcctgggctgcgggattgtcctggtacataaaaggcctacgacgaaacacaacggtttttagtcagtaagagtctggcactccctcaccgctgctgacccatatatagaatgaggaatattcggtaggcattttcattaaatactaaaaactagaaaataaaaaatcggtaaaaaaacttttaagttaaacggttttatcttatgtgcactgaaaactagaaaataaaaaaaactgttacttacctataaacctacataggtggtcccggtcatattagactaaaataaaaacgtgggagccctctgaaatcctacctatggcaaagcatatctttatactttggtagatcgtgagctcggcgttcgctggtgaagccgctacggctgattattgattgtcaaaatgtccagttacgattatagtaagacgatgcaatccacacctattatacctctagaagaaagtattatagcaatagttaggtaatgggccccacgtttttattttagtctaatatgaccgggaccacctatgtaggtttataggtaagtaacagttttttttattttctagttttcagtgcacataagataaaaccgtttaccttaaaagtttttttaccgatttttttattcatacttCGATCGTTACATTTCGACTTTACGAAATCCTTAGCCGCCGAAATCATTGATCTTTAGGCGGTCCGTAATCAAATCACTGGATTTCTTTAGACTTTGAATGTCATTGACATGAACTTTTCCTTTGTGTTTTCAAAGATCAGTTCATATAAACAATGAAGTTAGCCAGACGGTGTGCAAGGCTGTCTGCCCTTTACCTAAGGCTCGTCGAACTCAAGGCGGTACGCTTACAATAGTTACAATGAACAAACTAGTTGATTACTTATTTAATGTTATCGTTGTGACATCTTGAGTGAACAGTTTTTTGTTAGCTGGTTCATAAATGGATTGCTTGAAAGCTAACAGGGAGGAATAGAAGCAGGAAATACATCGCGCTAACCGATATGGTATGAGGTACCTAAAAATGCAGATTATTGCATTTTAACGAAAAAACTCGTTGCCGTTTTAGTAAAAACCCATTGCAAAACGGCTATTAAGACTATTACCAACGACGTGGATAAAACGTATATCTATCTAGTTATGCACAGAACAATGCAGTCACGAAGGTTCACGTTCACATCTCGTCCGAGACCGATAACATTCGACCTATCCAGTAACCCTGCCATATAAAAAAGTCATCATCAAATAGCCGTTTATTCACGCCAGACAGACAGCTACATTTTGTAGGTTTATTACTGTCTGTCGAGCCTCCACTGCCTCCAAAGTGAATGCAAAGTAACGATCACAACCGACAACACCCGAACCACATCGGGCCCCAGAGGTTATAAATAGACCCCGCTTGGAAAATGACTCTTCAGTAATATTGTGCACGCGGTAGGGGAGGCTGCTTTCCGCTCGGTCGGCGCGCCCGCCAACAATA from Helicoverpa armigera isolate CAAS_96S chromosome 19, ASM3070526v1, whole genome shotgun sequence carries:
- the LOC135118234 gene encoding uncharacterized protein LOC135118234 — its product is MENIVKRERSTNFNKSEIRLLTELVAKHRTIIENKQTDAVTNKEKEAAWIKISSLFNAATGFTARSTKSLKLKYEGIKKETKKTLAKHRQELYKTGGGPSSAPEVTDIQERVIAICSNINGLDARNDSDKIPEPLELEETAKVDPLSLPLQSLENNLVIVPCDDDIPCTLDQEEFCPQQDLKEKVNSEIGNDKAFDDFQSIEIQDMEVDQTEKAHLLKMQNLHNDERRKQEMHEVLLSKLRTGVNYGTSPLEIINKDL